CGGCTCTCCCCCTGTATCAGGGGGAGAGTGGCTTTACTGTCCCCCTTACAAAGGGGGACAGCCGCGAAAGCGGCAGGGGGTCGCTCACACACCATGTTGAAATCGACTTACTCTGAGAAGCCGAGAACATGAAAAAAACTCTCTTTGCGCTTTTAGTGGCTGTTCTTTTGTTTCCTCTCGCTGGATCCGCCCAGCCGATTCAATTGCGCGTCGATGCGAGCGATGCTCCGCGCAGGATCTACCATGCCGAACTGACGATACCGGCTGCCCCCGGCCCCCTCAATCTCTTCTATCCGAAATGGATTCCCGGCGAGCATGCGCCCGACGGCCCGATAACCGATCTTGTCGGCCTGACCATATCGGCGCAGGGACAAACGCTGCAGTGGAAACGCGACTCCGTGGAGTTGTTCTCATTTCACCTGACCGTTCCACCCGGGGCAAATTCCGTCGACGTCAAGCTCGATTTCGTTGCCACACCCGACGCGAGCGGCTTCAGCGCTGCCGCATCGTCCACTTCGGAATTGGCGATCTTGAGCTGGAATCAACTGCTGCTCTACCCGCAGGGCAAGGCCAGCGACGCTGTTCAAGTTTCGGCGCAACTCGAGGTGCCGGCGGGCTGGAAATTCGGAACCGCGCTGCCGGTAAGCAGCGTTAACGGCAACAGCATCGAATTCAAAACCGTCTCGTTGACAACTCTGGTGGATTCTCCGGTGCTCACGGGACAACACTTCCGTGAAATCGATTTGAGTCCTGGAGCCTTGCCGCCGCACTACCTCGACATCGCCGCGGACAGCGACGACGACCTGGACGCTTCATCCGATGTCATCGATAAATTCAGAAAACTCGTAAAAGAAGCGCGGGCGCTCTTCGGCGCGACGCACTACAACAGCTACCATTTTCTGCTCTCGCTCAGCGATCAGATTGCTCATTTCGGGCTCGAGCACCATGAGTCCAGCGACGATCGGGCACGAGAGAATTATCTGACCGATGATAATTCCCTGCTCGCCGGCGCGACGCTCCTCTCCCACGAGTATGTCCATTCGTGGAACGGCAAATACCGGCGGCCCGAAGGCCTTGCCACGCGGGATTACGAGCAGCCGATGAAAACCGACATGCTGTGGGCCTATGAAGGCCTGACCGAATATCTGGGCTGGGTGCTCGCCGCGCGAAGCGGTCTGATCTCACCGGAACTGAACCGGCAATTTCTCGCAATCAGCGCCGCGGAACTGGACAATGAGGCCGGCCGGAACTGGCGATCGCTGTTGGACACGGCTGTCTCCGCACAGTTGCTTTACGACGCGCGTCCGGATTGGGAGTCGCTGCGGCGAAGCGTGGACTTCTATGAAGAGGGCGCGCTCATCTGGCTCGAAGCCGACACCATCATCCGCACCGAGACCCGTGGCCGGAAATCCCTTGACGATTTCTGCCGCACATTTGAGGGCGCGCCCAGCGGACCGCCGCAGGTGAAGCCCTACACACTCGACAGCCTGGTCGAATCGTTGAACAGTATTGCTCCCTACGATTGGAAGACATTCTTTCAGTCGCGCATCGAAAAGGTCGGCGGCGGCGCTCCGCTCGGCGGGATCGTGGCGGGAGGATACCAACTTATATATAAGGATCAGCTGTCGGACGCCCAGATCGCCGCCGAACACAGTCATGGGTATACGGATGTCGCTTACTCGATCGGCCTGAAACTGGGCTCCGAAGGAACGGTGGTCGATAGCTTACCCGACAAGCCGGCTGCAAAAGCCGGCATCGCTCCCGGATTTCGCATCACTGCCGTCAATGGCCGGCGATATTCTGCCGACGTGTTACGCACCGAGATCCGGAATGCGAGGAATACCGGAACACTCGATCTCGCCGCCGCAAACGGGAGATCCATCGCCACGTATAGACTGAACTACCGCGAGGGAGAGAAATACCCCAACCTGGAACGTAATGACCAAACGCCCCTCCTGGATGATATTCTTCGGCCCTTGACCAAATAACCCAACGGGCGGGAAAATGCGTTCCACTCTTCTACGGGGCCTCGCGCTGATCTATCTCATCGCGTTTGCCTCCCTGCTGCCACAAGTCCACGGACTGATCGGCTCGCATGGGATTTTGCCCGCGCACGATTACCTCGAGTCTCTTCACGCTGATTATGGCCGCGGCGCGTACACGCTTTTTCCGACGCTGGCCTGGCTCAACACGAGCGACGCCTTCCTCACCGGGATGCTCTGGGCCGGAATCGCGCTTTCCGTGATGCTGTTTCTTCGAATCCTTCCGCTTCCGGCAACGATCGGTTTGTTCGTGTTGTATTTATCTATCGACACCATTGGCCAGGTCTTTTATTCGTTCCAATGGGACGCTTTGCTTCTCGAAGCCGGGTTTGCCGCGATATTGATCGCACCATGGGGTTGGTGGCCGTCGTATTCGACGCCCATTCCGCGTGTTGCCCTGTGGGTCTTCCGTTTCCTGGCATTCCGGCTGATGTTCGAATCCGGCGCCGTCAAGCTGTTGAGCGGCGATCCGACGTGGCGCAATCTTACCGCGCTGACGTATCACTACTGGACTCAACCGCTGCCGACGCCCCTGGCGTGGTATGCCAATCTTCTTCCGGTATTTCTTCAGAAGGTTTCAGTCATTGGTGTGTTCCTTGTCGAACTGATTGCGCCGTTTCTCTTCTTTGCCGGGAAGCGGCTGCGAACCATTGCGGCGCTGATGGCGATCGCCTTGCAGCTGCTGATCGCGCTCACCGGGAACTACACGTTCTTCAACCTTCTGACAATTGTTTTATGCCTTTCGCTATTTACCGTAAAGACTGCGGACCGGACTCCTGTGCTGGTGTCGGCGATCGGTCTGGGCTTGATTGTCATGGGCGCGCTGCAGTTGATCACGATGACCGGAATTGTGCCGGGACTTCCGCAACCTCTCGCGTGGGTGAATTTTCACGCCGAGACATACCACGTCATGAGCAGCTACGGCTTGTTCGCCGTGATGACGACCACGAGGCCGGAGATCATCGTCGAAGGCAGCGACGATGGGCAGCAGTGGAAGGCATACGAATTCAGAGACAAACCCGGCGATGTGAACCGGCATCTGCCATGGGTCGCACCTTATCAACCTCGCCTCGACTGGCAGATGTGGTTTGCTGCGCTTTCGAACTATCAGCAGAATCCCTGGTTTTCACAATTGTTGGTAAGGCTGCTGGAGGGCGAGCCCGCGGTTATCGGGCTCCTGGCCAATAATCCGTTCCCGGATAGACCGCCGCGGCTGATTCGAGCAGTCACCTACGATTATCACTTCACGGATTGGGCCACGCGGCGCCGGACCGGCGCGATCTGGACGCGCACGGCTGTGGGCAATTACTTTCCCGCGGTCTCTCTGCGGTAGAGATCATCGATTTCGACATGGTGTGTGAGCGACCCCCTGCCCGGCTTGCGCCGGGCTGTCCCCCTGTATCAGGCGGACAGTAAAGCCACTCTCCCCCGGATACACACCGTTTTGAAATCTGGCATAGAATCTCGGCCATGCGGGAAGCCTCAACCATCGGACCAGCCGGTTTCACAACCGTGGGCGGCCGCCTGAAGGCGATCTTCGTCGGATCGATCGGAAATCTTGTCGAATGGTACGACTTCTACGCCTACACCGCCTTTGCGCTGTACTTCGCGAATTCCTTCTTTCCCGGGCGCAATCCGGTCATCCAGCAGTTGAATGCCGCCATTCTGTTCGCCATCGGCTTCGTGATGCGGCCGATCGGCGGATGGCTGTTCGGACATCTTGCGGACAACTATGGCCGCCGCAAGGCGCTGATGCTTTCGGTATTGCTGATGTGTTTCGGTTCGCTGATGATCGCGGCGACGCCCACCTCTGCATCGATCGGAACCGCCGCGCCATTCATCCTCGGGCTGGCGCGGGTCATTCAGGGTCTGAGTCTCGGCGGAGAGTACGGCGCGAGCGCGACATATCTTGCCGAGATCGCGGGCGAGAAACATCGCGGCTTCTACGTCAGCTTTCACTACGTGACGTTGATCGGCGGGCAACTGTTCGCGATTCTCATCCTGCTGGTGCTTCAGCAGGTCTTTCTCACGCCGGAGCAGATGCGCGCGTGGGGCTGGCGGATCCCTTTCCTCGTTGGAGCACTACTGGCCCTCACGGCTTTGACGATGCGCAGCAATCTGCCTGAAACGGACGCATTCATCGAAACTAAAAAGCGTTCCAGGCGGGAGAGCTCCATTCGAACGCTCCTCCGATATCCCAGGCAGGCCCTGATTGTCGTCGGACTGACGGCCGGGGGAACAACTGCGTTTTACACCTACACGACGTATATGCAGAAGTTTCTCAAGCTCTCCGTCGGCCTGAGCGACAACCGGACGACGATCGTCAGCGCCGGGTCGCTTATTTTCGCGCTTTGTCTGCAGCCGATCTATGGAGCCCTGTCCGACCGCGTCGGACGCAGACCTTTACTGATCTGGTTCGGGCTGCTTGGAACAATCTTTACCATTCCGCTTCTCCGCGCGCTGCAAGCCGCCAGAACGGGGTTGGGTGCGTTCGTTCTGATCGCGCTGGCGTGGCTGATCGTCGCCGGTTATACCTCGATCAATGCCGTCGTGAAGGCGGAATTATTTCCTACTGCGGTTCGCGCCACCGGCGTGGGCTTGCCGTATGCGATCACAACATCGATTTTCGGCGGCCCGGCCGAATCGATCGCGCTCTGGTTCAAATCGATCGGACATGAGGTCTGGTTTTCGTATTACCTGACTTGCGTTATCGCAATTGCGCTTATCGTTTCGCTTATAATGCGCGACACCAAAAGATATTCAGCGATCGGAGGATCGGCAGAATGAAAAAGCTCGTTGCGCTCGCATCACTGGCAGTTCTTTGCATGTTCGGTAATGCAGGAAAGCTTCCCGCTCAGGATCTCGTGCTCACGAACGCCCGCATCATCGTCGGCAATGGCACGGTGATCGATCGGGGTTCGATCGTCATTCGAGGCGGACGCCTTGCATCCGTCGCCGCGGGGGCACCCGGCGTTTCCGGTATGCAGAGCATCGATGTGCACGGCATGACCGCGATGCCCGGGTTCATCGACGCTCACCGCCATGTCAACACCGGCCCAAACGAGAAGCAGCAGATGCAGGAACTCCTCGATGCCGGATACACGACGATTCTTTCGGGTGGCGGCCCGGCCGAGGGAAACATCACGCTAAGGGATCACATCGATAAGGGCGTTATCAAAGGACCAAGAATCATTCCCTCGGGCCGATTGGATCTGGCGAACAACACTCCCGAAAAGGCGCGCGCGGAAGTGGACCGGCTGGCGGGACTCGGAGTGAAGTTTATCGGCGAGATGTCGCTGACTCCGAAGCCGGGCCCGACGGCGAAAGAACTCGAAAACCTGCGGGCGATCGTCGATGAGAGCAAGAAGGTCAATGTCTGGGTTCAGATTCACGCAGTCAGTCCCCAGGCGATGATGGCGGCGGTGGACGCCGGTGTTCCAAAGCTCGTTCACACGCCGCACTTCGGCTGGCTTTCTGAAGAAGATGCGAAACGAGTCGCCGCAGCCAAAGTGAAACAGTTGTCGACGATCGGTTTCGGCGTACCCGTCTTCGGCGTCTTCGCCAACGACAACAAGCCGAGATTCCGCGACGGCAAGCCATGGCCGGAATCGATCCTCGCCGGTGAAGGCCGCGGCCAGGAAGCGGGCTACAAGATTGTCAATTCGCGCACATCGTGGGATGCCGGCGTGGTTTACGGGTACGGCACCGACACGGGCTATCTGCCGAAAGCCGGGCTCGAGCACGAACTGAAGTCGTTGAATGTCATGTTCTCGATGCCGGACATCATCAAGTTGATGGGACCGAACACCGCTTCATACATCGAGATGAGTGATCAGCTTGGCACGCTCGAACAGGGGAAGCTCGCCGATATCGTCGTGGTCGACGGCAATCCGCTTGACGGCTATTGGAACATGCTCAACACGAAACTCACCATCAAAGGCGGAGTGATCGTTTCCGAACACTAAGCGCAGGCTCCAAAGATGAATCCGGCCTACAATGTCAGGCAAGGAACCATGCTGACCGTAACGCGGGAGGTTTTATGAGAAATGCACGATCACCCTTCGTGCTGCTGATTTTTGGATTGGCGCTCTCCTCTGTTCCGCCGGCGCGCGCACAACAGAACAAGGACTTCACAGGAGTCTGGCAGGCTGCAATCGTCACTTACCCGCCGTGGACTTTCGACCTGAAGCAAACCGGCGCCACACTGACGGGACGTGTGTGGCAGAACGGAGCGGCCCTGGCGATCGGAAAGATCATGAACGGCACCGTGAACGGAGATACGTTGACGTTCAAGATCGTTGCCCAGCAGGCAGGCAACGCCATCACCTTTACGGGAAAAAGGAACGGCGACACGATTGATTTCACCCGCACTCCGGAAAATGCGGGAGCCGGCGGCGACGGATTGTACGGTGGTGCGAATGCGCCAAGCCGCCTTACGGCGAAGCTGCAACCGCCGGGATCGGTTGCTTTGCCGCCGCCAGGCGCGCTCGCGGCAACGCCCCAGCCGATCACAGCCAATTTCAATCTGAAGCCGATTTATCCAAAACTGGAGATTGGACCAGGAGGTAAATGGCAGGTGATGGGGGTGCCGAACGCTCCCTGGACTCTCGAATTCACCGTCGATGGAACAGCGCTTCACGGAACCATCCGGCAGACGGGCCCCCAGAGCGAGCCCCTCAGCATTGCCGCTGGAAAAGCTGACGGAAATTCGATCTCCTTCAAAGTGCTGAGTCCCGATGGGGAACGCACCATTCTGTTCCGCGGCCGGCTGAATGGCGATGAAATCGCATTCACGCGCGAAATCACCGTGCTGACTGCGGGCACGCGCGGAGGCAATGATTTATACGGCGGAGCCGCTCCACTGGCGTTCACCGCAAATCGCCTGTCGCGCACTCTCAGCTACAAAGGGATGCTGGTGGACATCACGGAAATCCAGTCCTCACCCGATCGTGACGCGATCATCGAATCCGTCCGCCGTCAGATCGATATCGTGGATGAGGCCGTCGTGAAACCCGAGCAAAAGGCGTTCATCAAATCGGTTCCGGTATCGCTCAACCATCTGGTTTCAGGCACCGGCAACGGGATCTATACGAACGCCGCGCGGGGGGTTCAGCTGCCAACAGAGGTCATCGACAAGGAAAAGCCGGTCCTGCTCCATGAACTGTTGCACGCGTATCAGGACCAGAAGATGGCGGATGGATTCAGGAATGCCGAGATTCTGAAGCTCTATCAGCAGGCCCATGACGACGGGAAATTTCCAGCAAACGCATCCATGCTGTCCGGGCCGGTCGAGTACTTCGCGATGATAGGTGCAATCTACCTTCATGGCTCCGCGGCGCGGGATTCTTTCACGCCCGACACCATAAAGGACAAGCAGCCGGACTGCTACAAGTGGCTCGAGCAGGAGTTCGGACCGAGGTAATCTCGGCTTTGCTCACACGCCATGTTGAATTCGAACGTTGGGCAAAGCCATCATTTTTTGAGCAGGGGTTGCAGCGTCTTCATGACGATGTCCGTCACGAGGACATATCCTGCGGCATTCGGGTGGATGAAATCTTCGAGCGTGTATTTGGGATTGCCCGCGACACCTTCGAGGAAGAACGGAATCAGCGGCAGGTTGTATTTCTTTGCCAGATCGCGGAAGACATCCTCGAAGGTCTTCACGTAGGCTGCCGTGTAATTCTTCGGCAGCGTCATCCCTGCAAGAATCACCTTGGCTCCGGCCGCCTGGAACTCCTTGATCATCTCTTCCAGATTGGCCTGCATCTGAGCCGTTGGAAGGCCGCGCAGTCCGTCATTGGCGCCAAGCTCCAGGATGACGATCGAAGGCTTGGCCGCCAACGCATACCGCATGCGTGCGCGGCCGCCGGCGCTGGTGTCGCCGCTGATGCCCAGGCCGACCACGTGATATTTGTATCCCAGTCTGTCGAGCTTTTCCTGGAGCCGGTCCGGATATCCGGAACCGCGCTGAACGCCGTAACCGGCGGTCAGGCTGTCGCCGAACGCGAGAATCACGGGCCGGGAATCCTGTGGTGAGGGCCGTTGAGCTGCCGTCAAAAACATCATCATCGAAATCAGCGATGCCGTTTTCATCTAGAATCGAATCATGATCGGTGTCCGAAATTTGGTCAAGACCATCCGGAACGGCGCGAATGAGGTTCAAATCATTCGCGACATCAGCTTTGACGTGGCTCCCAGGGAATTCGTCGCCATCATGGGACCTTCAGGCAGCGGCAAGAGCACGCTGCTGGGATTGATTGCGGGCCTGGACGCGCCGACTTCGGGGAGCATCGTCATCGATGGTCAGGAAATCACGCGGCTCCGCGAGGATGAGCTTGCGCAACTGCGCGGAAAAAAGCTCGGCTTCGTATTTCAGTCGTATCACCTCATTCCAACGCTGACCGCCGTTGAAAACGTTCTCCTCCCGATGGACTTCAACGGCATTACGAACGGCGCGAGTAAGCGCGCCGACTATCTGATGGACAGTGTCGGACTGACGGCGCGGCGGAACCATTATCCGGCACAGCTTTCGGGCGGCGAGCAGCAGCGCGTGGCGCTGGCCCGGGCCTTCATGATGAAGCCGGCGGTTCTGCTCGCCGATGAACCTACCGGCAATCTGGATACTCAGAATGGACAGCACGTGCTGGAACTGCTCGTCCGGCTGAACAAGCAGGAAGGCACGACGCTGGTGCTGGTCACACATGACGAGATGCTCGCGTCGCATGCGGGCCGGCGGATCATGTTGAGGGACGGCAGGATTCATGTTTAAGATCGCGTGGCGGGAGACGCGGGCGGCTCCAGGAAAATTCTTATTCGTCGTATTGTCGGTCGCCCTGGGCGCCGCTGCGCTGACGGCTGTCGCCGGTTTCAATGAATCCGTGCGATACACGCTTCTGCGCGAAGCGCGGTCCCTGATGGCCGGCGATATTTCATTGCGGATGCCGGTCGAGCCGTCGGCGAAGGAGAAGAGTTTTATCGACGAACTCGGGTCGAGGGGCATCCAGACGACGCGAGTCACCGAAACCGTGTCGATGGCGTCCGCAGGCCAGGGCCCGCCGACGCTCATCTCGGTCAAAGGCGCGGATCTCTCGCGCTATCCTTTTTATGGCCAGCTCACGCTGGACCCGCCTTCCGCTCATCTCGACGAACAATCCGTCGCGGTTTCCGATGACCTGCTGCTGCGCCTCAAACTTCATCCCGGCGATGACCTGACAGTCGGAAACTCGAAATATAAGATCGCAGCCCGCATCACCAAAGAACCTGATCGGATGACGACGGGATTTACGCTCGGGCCCCGCGTTCTGTTTACCCGGGAAGGCCTGACGAAGGCAGGCATCATCATTCCAGGCAGCCGGATCACCGAGCGCGTTCTATTGAAGCTTCCTGCCGGTCAGGACCTGGCGCAAATCCGGCAGCAACTCAGCGACACGTTCGGACGGCGGGCGCGGATCACAGATTACACGGAAACCAATCCGCAGCTGACGCGATCGATGGATCGTGCCACGCGGTTCCTTTCTCTGGTCAGCCTGATTGCGCTGATTGTGGCCGGCCTCGGCGTTGGCGCCACGATGCAGAGTCATCTGCGCCAGAAGATGACGAATATCGCGTTCATGAAGTGCATCGGCGGCCGCGCCGGCCAGGTGATCCGGATCTATGTTGCCCAGGCCCTGATGATCGGGCTTGCCGGAAGTGTGGCCGGTGCGCTGATCGGTGCTTTTGCGCAGGCGGCGTTCGCCAGGATGGTCACGCACTATTTCGATATCGCCGTGATTTTGATCTGGCCATGGAGCGCCATGTTGAAAGGCGTTGCGGCGGGAATCGCGACTTCAATTCTGTTCGCACTCCCGGCGCTCCTGTCGATCGCCGAAGTGAAGCCCGCTCTCATTCTCCGCAGGGAGGTTTCGAGCGAGGTACCACCGCGGCGCAACTTCCGGAGCATTATTGCCGCGGCGGCAATCATCGCGGGACTCTGGGCGATCGCAGTATGGGTGGCGTCGTCGGTCAAATACGCATCGGTGTTCGGGGCAGTCCTGCTTGGAAGCCTTCTTGTACTCGGCCTCATGAGCACGCTGCTGTTGCGGCTTATCCGGCGCGCCGCCGCACATCCGTCCTTGCAGCGTTCGGCGGCATTGCGTCATGGCCTTGCGAATCTCTACCGGCCGGGAGCCCACGCGGCTGCGATTCTGGCCAGCCTCGGAATCGGCGTGATGTTTACGGTATGCGTTTATTTTCTGCAGCATTCTTTGTTGGAAGAAGTAAAGCTGACCGCTCCGCCCGACACGCCGAACTTATTCCTCATCAACATTACGGATGATGAGCGGAACGACCTGACGCAATTGCTCGCGTCCGAAAGCGGCGTTCTCGACCGGCAACCGCTGTCGCCTTCCGTCTCAGCACAAATTGCCACGATTGACGGCGTTCCGCTGGAACAAATCCCACTGGAAGAAGGAGCGCGGCGCTTTCTGAACACGCAGTTTGTCCTGACCTGGTCACGCGAAATACCTCCGGCAACGCAGATTCTCGACGGAGCGTGGTGGCCGGCGCAGCCCCAGGAACCGATGGTGTCGGTGCAGGAAGCGGCGGCGATGGCGCTGGGGTTGAAAGTGGGAAGCGTGGTGGAATGGACCGCCGAAGGCGGCGACATCCGGGCCAGAGTGGCCAACATCCGGAAAACGGACGCCGTCCGCATCGGCGCCAACAACCAGTTCATCCTGTCACCGGGAACGCTCGACAATTTTTCGGCGGTCTACTATGGCGCGCTGCGCGCGCGGCCAGAAGATATTGCGCGAATTCAGGGGCACATTTTCGAGAAGTTCCCGACCGTGACGGTGGTCAACGCGGCGGATAT
This Terriglobia bacterium DNA region includes the following protein-coding sequences:
- a CDS encoding M61 family peptidase, giving the protein MKKTLFALLVAVLLFPLAGSAQPIQLRVDASDAPRRIYHAELTIPAAPGPLNLFYPKWIPGEHAPDGPITDLVGLTISAQGQTLQWKRDSVELFSFHLTVPPGANSVDVKLDFVATPDASGFSAAASSTSELAILSWNQLLLYPQGKASDAVQVSAQLEVPAGWKFGTALPVSSVNGNSIEFKTVSLTTLVDSPVLTGQHFREIDLSPGALPPHYLDIAADSDDDLDASSDVIDKFRKLVKEARALFGATHYNSYHFLLSLSDQIAHFGLEHHESSDDRARENYLTDDNSLLAGATLLSHEYVHSWNGKYRRPEGLATRDYEQPMKTDMLWAYEGLTEYLGWVLAARSGLISPELNRQFLAISAAELDNEAGRNWRSLLDTAVSAQLLYDARPDWESLRRSVDFYEEGALIWLEADTIIRTETRGRKSLDDFCRTFEGAPSGPPQVKPYTLDSLVESLNSIAPYDWKTFFQSRIEKVGGGAPLGGIVAGGYQLIYKDQLSDAQIAAEHSHGYTDVAYSIGLKLGSEGTVVDSLPDKPAAKAGIAPGFRITAVNGRRYSADVLRTEIRNARNTGTLDLAAANGRSIATYRLNYREGEKYPNLERNDQTPLLDDILRPLTK
- a CDS encoding lipase maturation factor family protein, translated to MRSTLLRGLALIYLIAFASLLPQVHGLIGSHGILPAHDYLESLHADYGRGAYTLFPTLAWLNTSDAFLTGMLWAGIALSVMLFLRILPLPATIGLFVLYLSIDTIGQVFYSFQWDALLLEAGFAAILIAPWGWWPSYSTPIPRVALWVFRFLAFRLMFESGAVKLLSGDPTWRNLTALTYHYWTQPLPTPLAWYANLLPVFLQKVSVIGVFLVELIAPFLFFAGKRLRTIAALMAIALQLLIALTGNYTFFNLLTIVLCLSLFTVKTADRTPVLVSAIGLGLIVMGALQLITMTGIVPGLPQPLAWVNFHAETYHVMSSYGLFAVMTTTRPEIIVEGSDDGQQWKAYEFRDKPGDVNRHLPWVAPYQPRLDWQMWFAALSNYQQNPWFSQLLVRLLEGEPAVIGLLANNPFPDRPPRLIRAVTYDYHFTDWATRRRTGAIWTRTAVGNYFPAVSLR
- a CDS encoding MFS transporter; amino-acid sequence: MREASTIGPAGFTTVGGRLKAIFVGSIGNLVEWYDFYAYTAFALYFANSFFPGRNPVIQQLNAAILFAIGFVMRPIGGWLFGHLADNYGRRKALMLSVLLMCFGSLMIAATPTSASIGTAAPFILGLARVIQGLSLGGEYGASATYLAEIAGEKHRGFYVSFHYVTLIGGQLFAILILLVLQQVFLTPEQMRAWGWRIPFLVGALLALTALTMRSNLPETDAFIETKKRSRRESSIRTLLRYPRQALIVVGLTAGGTTAFYTYTTYMQKFLKLSVGLSDNRTTIVSAGSLIFALCLQPIYGALSDRVGRRPLLIWFGLLGTIFTIPLLRALQAARTGLGAFVLIALAWLIVAGYTSINAVVKAELFPTAVRATGVGLPYAITTSIFGGPAESIALWFKSIGHEVWFSYYLTCVIAIALIVSLIMRDTKRYSAIGGSAE
- a CDS encoding amidohydrolase family protein; translation: MKKLVALASLAVLCMFGNAGKLPAQDLVLTNARIIVGNGTVIDRGSIVIRGGRLASVAAGAPGVSGMQSIDVHGMTAMPGFIDAHRHVNTGPNEKQQMQELLDAGYTTILSGGGPAEGNITLRDHIDKGVIKGPRIIPSGRLDLANNTPEKARAEVDRLAGLGVKFIGEMSLTPKPGPTAKELENLRAIVDESKKVNVWVQIHAVSPQAMMAAVDAGVPKLVHTPHFGWLSEEDAKRVAAAKVKQLSTIGFGVPVFGVFANDNKPRFRDGKPWPESILAGEGRGQEAGYKIVNSRTSWDAGVVYGYGTDTGYLPKAGLEHELKSLNVMFSMPDIIKLMGPNTASYIEMSDQLGTLEQGKLADIVVVDGNPLDGYWNMLNTKLTIKGGVIVSEH
- a CDS encoding arylesterase — protein: MKTASLISMMMFLTAAQRPSPQDSRPVILAFGDSLTAGYGVQRGSGYPDRLQEKLDRLGYKYHVVGLGISGDTSAGGRARMRYALAAKPSIVILELGANDGLRGLPTAQMQANLEEMIKEFQAAGAKVILAGMTLPKNYTAAYVKTFEDVFRDLAKKYNLPLIPFFLEGVAGNPKYTLEDFIHPNAAGYVLVTDIVMKTLQPLLKK
- a CDS encoding ABC transporter ATP-binding protein; this translates as MIGVRNLVKTIRNGANEVQIIRDISFDVAPREFVAIMGPSGSGKSTLLGLIAGLDAPTSGSIVIDGQEITRLREDELAQLRGKKLGFVFQSYHLIPTLTAVENVLLPMDFNGITNGASKRADYLMDSVGLTARRNHYPAQLSGGEQQRVALARAFMMKPAVLLADEPTGNLDTQNGQHVLELLVRLNKQEGTTLVLVTHDEMLASHAGRRIMLRDGRIHV
- a CDS encoding FtsX-like permease family protein, with protein sequence MFKIAWRETRAAPGKFLFVVLSVALGAAALTAVAGFNESVRYTLLREARSLMAGDISLRMPVEPSAKEKSFIDELGSRGIQTTRVTETVSMASAGQGPPTLISVKGADLSRYPFYGQLTLDPPSAHLDEQSVAVSDDLLLRLKLHPGDDLTVGNSKYKIAARITKEPDRMTTGFTLGPRVLFTREGLTKAGIIIPGSRITERVLLKLPAGQDLAQIRQQLSDTFGRRARITDYTETNPQLTRSMDRATRFLSLVSLIALIVAGLGVGATMQSHLRQKMTNIAFMKCIGGRAGQVIRIYVAQALMIGLAGSVAGALIGAFAQAAFARMVTHYFDIAVILIWPWSAMLKGVAAGIATSILFALPALLSIAEVKPALILRREVSSEVPPRRNFRSIIAAAAIIAGLWAIAVWVASSVKYASVFGAVLLGSLLVLGLMSTLLLRLIRRAAAHPSLQRSAALRHGLANLYRPGAHAAAILASLGIGVMFTVCVYFLQHSLLEEVKLTAPPDTPNLFLINITDDERNDLTQLLASESGVLDRQPLSPSVSAQIATIDGVPLEQIPLEEGARRFLNTQFVLTWSREIPPATQILDGAWWPAQPQEPMVSVQEAAAMALGLKVGSVVEWTAEGGDIRARVANIRKTDAVRIGANNQFILSPGTLDNFSAVYYGALRARPEDIARIQGHIFEKFPTVTVVNAADILDILQDVMDRVSLAVRFVSAFAIFGGLVVLASSVAGTRYRRMREVAILRTIGATRSTLVKMFCAEFAVIGSVAGLIGGALAGIASSILIRELLDTPYGFSWLPVIAAGAITTVLTILTGWLASLGILDRKPLDILRQIES